A single region of the Pseudomonas granadensis genome encodes:
- the bioC gene encoding malonyl-ACP O-methyltransferase BioC encodes MTDLSLVLPGGLPDKRQVAASFSRAAASYDSVAELQRDVGTQLLARLPLDFVPTRWLDLGCGTGYFTRALGSRFTEGQGLALDIAQGMLNHARPLGGAEHFIAGDAERLPLQDSTCDLIFSSLAVQWCADFEAVLSEAFRVLKPGGIFAFASLCTGTLFELRESWRQVDGLVHVNRFREVARYEQACAASGLRTLSQANLPHVLHYPDVRSLTHELKALGAHNLNPGRPGGLTGRARILGLVEAYERFREASGLPATYQVVYAVLEKPL; translated from the coding sequence ATGACTGATTTGTCCCTTGTGCTGCCGGGCGGCTTGCCCGACAAGCGTCAGGTTGCGGCGTCTTTTTCCCGAGCGGCGGCCAGTTATGACAGCGTCGCCGAGCTGCAACGTGATGTCGGTACTCAGTTGCTTGCGCGTTTACCGCTGGATTTCGTCCCCACGCGTTGGCTGGACCTGGGCTGTGGCACCGGCTATTTCACCCGCGCGCTGGGCTCACGTTTTACCGAAGGCCAGGGGCTGGCGCTGGATATTGCCCAGGGCATGCTCAACCACGCGCGGCCGCTGGGCGGCGCCGAGCATTTCATTGCCGGCGATGCGGAGCGCCTGCCGTTGCAGGATTCGACCTGTGATCTGATCTTCTCCAGCCTCGCGGTGCAGTGGTGTGCGGATTTCGAGGCGGTGCTCAGCGAGGCTTTTCGCGTGCTGAAACCGGGCGGGATTTTTGCATTTGCTAGTCTTTGCACAGGGACATTGTTTGAACTGCGCGAGAGCTGGCGGCAAGTCGACGGACTGGTGCACGTCAATCGCTTCCGCGAAGTTGCTCGATATGAACAGGCGTGCGCAGCCAGTGGCCTGCGCACGCTGAGTCAGGCGAATCTGCCGCACGTGCTGCATTACCCGGATGTGCGCAGTTTGACTCATGAGCTGAAAGCGCTGGGTGCGCACAACCTCAATCCCGGGCGGCCAGGTGGTTTGACCGGGCGCGCGCGGATTCTCGGGCTGGTCGAGGCTTACGAGCGGTTCCGCGAGGCGTCGGGATTGCCCGCGACTTATCAGGTGGTCTACGCCGTGTTGGAGAAACCCTTATGA
- a CDS encoding alpha/beta fold hydrolase, giving the protein MRDRLILLPGWGLGISAMEPLAAALHGLDEHLTVSIEPLPELDSSDPQDWLDELDERIPQDVWLGGWSLGGMLAAGLAARRGDHCCGVLTLASNPCFVAHEQWPSAMPAETFDAFLAGCQADPRTTLKRFSLLCAQGAQDPRGLSRLLLGAAPGTSPAVLMAGLELLAQMDIREALQAFRGPQLHLFAGQDGLVPAEAAGALFALLPDIEIGLIEQASHAFLLEDPHGLAGAIQAFLHECADD; this is encoded by the coding sequence ATGCGTGATCGTCTGATTCTGTTGCCCGGCTGGGGCCTTGGCATTTCGGCAATGGAACCCTTGGCGGCCGCATTGCACGGGCTGGACGAGCATCTGACGGTCAGCATCGAGCCGTTGCCTGAGCTGGATTCCAGTGATCCGCAGGATTGGCTCGATGAACTCGATGAACGTATTCCTCAAGACGTGTGGCTTGGCGGCTGGTCGCTGGGCGGCATGCTGGCGGCCGGACTGGCGGCGCGCCGTGGCGATCATTGCTGCGGTGTGCTGACGCTGGCGAGCAATCCGTGTTTTGTTGCTCATGAGCAGTGGCCGAGTGCGATGCCGGCCGAGACGTTCGATGCGTTTCTGGCCGGTTGCCAGGCCGACCCGCGCACGACCCTCAAACGCTTTTCGCTGCTGTGCGCCCAAGGGGCGCAAGATCCGCGCGGCTTGTCCCGACTGCTGCTCGGCGCGGCACCAGGCACCTCGCCTGCCGTATTGATGGCCGGGCTCGAGTTGCTCGCGCAGATGGATATTCGCGAGGCGCTGCAAGCGTTTCGCGGACCGCAGTTGCATCTGTTCGCCGGCCAGGACGGTCTGGTGCCCGCGGAAGCCGCCGGGGCGTTGTTTGCGTTGTTGCCGGATATCGAAATTGGCCTGATCGAACAGGCCAGCCATGCATTTCTTCTGGAAGACCCCCACGGACTGGCGGGCGCGATCCAGGCTTTTCTACACGAGTGCGCTGATGACTGA